TTGTTCAGCGCGGTGATGGCGTTGCCGGAGAGCGAGCCGAAGCTCATCCCGGAGATGTTGACCACCGATTCCGGTCGGAACGCTCGAGCCCGCCCCCGGGCCGCGCCGAGCACCTTCGCGCAGGGCAACCGCACGTCGTGCCCCGCGGTCGGCGACGACGGCGGCACGGCCCGGCCGAACGTGCGGTGCTTGATGATCGGATAACCGGCGGTGTACTCGATGTCGTTGTCCGTGCCGAAGCCGAAGTAGTTGTTCTCCTGCTTCGCCGACGCGTACACCCAGCGGCGCTGGTCGCGGGTGAACGGCCGCTCCTCGTTGTTGCCGGCGACGATGTACTGCCGAAGCTCCGGCCCGATCGCCTCCAACAGGTATCGGGCGCGGCCGAGCACCGGGAAGTTGCGCAGCAACGCGTGGTCGCGCTGGATCAGATCACGCGCGGCGAGCGCCGCGACGGCGGCGGTGACAGCGGGTACGGCTCGACGGGCCCATTTCATGCCCGGCAATCTTTCCGCCCAGGCCGTCGGCCAAACCGGCCCGGGCGCGCCGACGTGCTGGTCAGGCCTCGGGCGGGGAGATGTTGACCAGCCAACTGATGCCGTACGCGTCGACGCACTGGCCGAACTCCGCGCCCCACATCTGCTTCTCCAAGGGGATCGTCACCGAGCCGCTCTCGGAGAGCTGCTTCCAGTAGCCGGTCAACTCGTCGTGGTCGTCGCCGCTGAGACTGATCGTGATGGTGGTGCCGGGTTGGTAGGCCATCCCGGGCGGGAGGTCCGAGGCCATCAGCGTGAAGCCGCTCGGCGACTCGAGCTGCCCGTGCATGATCTGGTTTGCGAGCCCCGGGTCCGGGTTACCGAAATCGCCGAACGTGTTCACCGTCAGCTCGCCACCGAACACGCGGTGGTAGAACTCCAACGCCTCGCGCGCCGTGCCGGGAAAGTTGAGGTACGGGTTGAGTCGCGACTGCACAGCACCCTCCTTGGTCCTGGTCAGCGGTCATCGTCGCAGCCCGATGGAGGGTGGACAACGAGGCGCGCCCAGGGTCGTGCGCCAGGGCGGCGGTGCGGGTACGCCCCTGCCCCGCCGCCCTCGCCGTCGTCGGTCAGCGGTGCCGGAACGACTGGCGGACCGACCCGCCGACGACCGCGCACCACGTGCTCGTGCTGAGCTTGCCGTTGCGGGGCAGGCCGTGCAGCGCCTGCAGATCCTGCACGGCCGCCCGGGTGGCGTTGTCGTACGCCCCGGTGACGGTGACCGCGTACCCCTTGGTCGCGAGGATCTCCTGGACCGCCGTGACCGGCGTGCCGGTGGCGTGCTGGTTCAGTTCCGGTACCAGCGTCTCCCAGGTCGGCGTGGTGAGGGTGGCGTCCACGTCCACCGGGATGCCGTTGCGGGCCTGCCAGTCCTGCACGGCCGCCACGGTCGCGGCGTCGAACGTGCCACTGACCGTCACCGCGTAGCCCCGATGCACGAGCAGGTGCTGCACCACCCGGACCGAGGGGGAGTTGACGAAGCGCCACAGGTCCGGCCAGCGGCGCGCCGGCACGTCACCCAGCTTGGTGCCGAGGGCGGCGTGGACCCGTCGGCGCAGCTCGGGGAACTGCCGGTAGAAGGCGGCGCCCGGGCACTGGGTGGTGCGGAAGTCCCAGTGGCCGAAGATGTCGTGCGCGTGCAGCCCGTACTGCCGGCAGATGGCGACGCAGAGCTCGACCAGCGAGTCGGTCAGTGCCTTCGGTGGCGTCTCGGTGACGTAGGTGCCCTCGTTCTCGATGCCGATGGCCCGGCCGTTCTCGCCCGGGCAGTGCGCCGAGATCATCTGTCGGTCGCCGGCTTCGAGGCGCTTCAGGCTGCCCCGGCGGCCCTCCAACACGTAGCCGCCGCGGCTCACCGTGAAGTGCTGGCCGGTGTCCGACCAGCCATTGCCGTCGATGTGCAGGTCCTGGCAGTCGTGGGCCAGCCTGACCGCCTGCTCGCGGGAGTAGTCGGTGACGTTCGGGAACGCCATGTGATGCACGATGATCTTGTTGGTGGCGATGGCGCTGACCGACAGCGGGTCCTTCGGCGGGCGGGCATCCCACTCGGCACAGCTGATGATCCAGTCCAGGTCGGTGCCCGGAGCGGCCTGGGCTGTGCTCGGGAAGGCGAGTTCGCTCCCGACGACGGCGACCGTGGCGGCGCCGAGACCGGCCCGCAGCAGCGTCCGGCGATCCACTTCGGAATGGTCGACGTGCATGACATCTCCTCCTGCGGCCGGTGGCGGGGGGATGAAAAGTAGCTCCAGTGGCCGCACGCACACCGGAGAATATTGCCAAATCTCGCCCGCGCGCTAGACCCCGTCCCACCGAAGTCGGTGGCGGCATAACCGGTGGGTCAGGAGATCGAAGATCCGCTAACCTGGCCGTTCACTCGGGGGTGGACGATGAAGCTTGGTGAGGCGCTGGCAGACCGCGCCGAGGCGGTACGACGGGTCGAGCAGTTGCGGACCCGGATCAACGGCAGTGCCCGTTACCAGGAGGGCGAGCTGCCTCCGGAGGACGCCGCAGCGCTGTTGACCGAGCTGGACCAGGTGCTCGACGACCTGGAGACGTTGATTCGGCGGATCAACCGGACCAACGCCGCGGTGCCGGTCGACGACCTCGGTACGCTCACCGACGCGTTGGCTCGGCGGGACGTCCTGCGCCTGCGGCACGCCGCCATCACGGCCGCCGCCGACGCGGCCGCCGGCAGTGGGCGCGGCCACGTGGCCCGGCAACTCCGCTCCGAACTGAAGATGCTCGCCGCGCTGCCGGTCGCGGAGCTTCGGGGACGCGCCGACACCCTGGCCGGGGAACTGCGAAAGCTTGAGGTGCAGATTCAGCGCGCGAACTGGGAGATGGACCTGCTGGACTGACCGACGCAGGAAAAATGTGGAGCAGGTAGCCGTTGTGGAGGCGTGTACGCACCGGGTCGGGCTGCAATCCCGACACCCTCTGGCGCGCGGTGGGCAGCGCGGGGTTCGACTCCCCATTACTACGCAGCCCAGCACCGAGGACAGGTAACACGGCAGCACGCACAACACATCACCACGTACAGATCCACGACGGCGAGGGTGGGCTCGGGGCACTCCACACACGCGTGATGCGTGCTCACCATCAGGTGAGCACGGGGACAGCCCCGCCTGGGCGGCGTTTCCGCGCCTCGCGTCGGGGGTAGGTCGGGGCAGACCGTCCCGGCTGCGCGTGAAGGAATGACCATATGAGTGACAACGTCAGCGACGCGGTGGGCGACGCCCTCCGCTCGGTGATGCTCTTCCTGCCCAAGGCCGTCGCCTTCCTGGCGATCCTGGTGGCCGGATGGCTGATCGCCAAGGCCGTGCTGAAGATCGTGGAGAAGGTCCTCGAACGGGTGGGCTTCGACCGCGCCGTCGAGCGCGGCGGCGTCCGTCGGGCGTTGAGCCGCTCCCGGTACGACGCCAGCGACATCGTCGCGAAGCTCGTCTACTACGGGGTGCTGCTGTTCACCCTCCAGCTCGCCTTCGGTATCTGGGGGCCGAACCCGATCTCCGACCTGCTCGGCGCGGTGATCTCGTGGCTGCCCCGTGCCTTCGTCGCGATCGTCATCGTCGTGGTCGCCGCCGCCATCGCCAGCGCGGTCAAGGACATCATCAGCGGCGCCCTCGGCGGCCTGTCGTACGGCCGGGTGCTGGCCAACATCGCCTCGGTGTTCATCCTCGGCCTCGGCGTCATCGCCGCGCTGAACCAGATCGGCGTGGCCACCGCGGTCACCACTCCCGTGCTGATCGCCGTGCTGGCAACCGTCGGCGGGATCCTCGTCGTCGGGGTGGGCGGTGGCCTGATCCGCCCCATGCAGAGCCGTTGGGAGGGGTGGCTGACCCGCGCCGAGCAGGAGTCGCAGCTGATCGCCTCGCACGCCCGCGCCTACCGGGCCGGCCGCCGTGACGCCGAGGCCGAGCTGGCCCGACCGTCGACCGCCGCCACCGGCCCGGACGCCGAGCCGGCCCGACCGTCGTTCGTCGCCACCGATCCGGAGGCCACCCAGCTGGTGACCCGACCGGCAGACCCGGAGGCCACCCAGGTGGTGCGTGCGCCCGCCGACTCGGAGGCCACCCAGGTGGTGACTCGACCGGCCGACCTGGACGCCACCCAGGTGGTGACTCGACCCGCCGACTCGGAGGCCACCCAGGTGGTGACCCGCGACGGTGTCGACGCCGACACGACCCAGGTGGTGAGCACTGGTGCCGGCGGCGCGGTGCCCGGCCAGCGCACCAGCGACGACAGCGAGACCACCACGGTCATCCCGCCGATCGACCCGAACCGGCGCTGACACGCGGCGACATCAGCGGGGTGGGGTCCCTTCGGGGATCCCACCCCGCTGCACGTTGTCCGGCACGCCCGAAAGCGTTGGCTGGGGCGGCGATGCGCGTCTAGCATCGCGGGCATGACCTGGCGACATTGATCCCGCGCTGTAGGCCGAACCCGTGGGCCGCCACGGGCACCGCACATCCGGTGTCCGTTCGCACTCCCACGGGAAGGCCCCATGATCCGCATCGCCTCGCGCGTGCCCGATCCGGCGGTCCGCCGGCTGACGGCCACCCTCTACGGGTACGCGTTCCTCAGTGACCTCGTCCTGCTCTACCCGCTGTACGTGGTGTTCTTCGCCGACACCGGGCTGTCGGTGGGCGAGATCTCGTCGCTCTTCGTCATCTGGTCAGCGGCCGGCATCCTGTTCGAGGTGCCGTCCGGCGCGTGGGCCGACGTGGTGTCCCGTCGGCTGCTGCTGTGTCTCGCCCCGCTGGTGACCGCCGCCGGGTACGCGCTCTGGGTGCTGGTGCCGTCGTACCCGGCGTTCGCGATCGGCTTCCTGCTCTGGGGCGCCGGTGGAGCGTTGGTCTCCGGCGCACTGGAGGCGTTGGTCTGGACCGAACTGGACCGGCTCGGCGCGGTCGGCCGGTACGCCCGGGTGCTCGGGCGCGCACGGACGGCGGGTGTGCTGGGCGTGGTGCTCTCCGGAGTGCTCGCCGGTCCGGTGCTCGCCGTCGGCGGGTACCCGGCGGTTGCGGTGGCCAGCGTGCTCACCTGTCTGCTTGCCACGGCGGTCGCCGCCCGGTTTCCGGAGACTGTCCCACCAGCCAACCCGGACGACGATGGTGACCTGGGTTGGTGGGACACGCTGCGGGCCGGGGTGGCGCAGGTCCGTACCCGCCCGCCGGTGCGGGCAGCCGTGCTGCTGGTCGCCGTGGTCGCCGCCGACTGGGGCGCCCTGGACGAGTACACCCCGCTGCTGGCGCTGGACACCGGTGTCGGTGCGCGGGCCGTGCCCCTGCTCCTCCTGCTGCTCTGGGCAGGGGTGACCATCGGCGGGCTGCTCGCTCCGGCGGGGGAGCGGCTGGGCAGCCGGGGTTACGCCGCTCTCCTTGGCCTGGTCGCCGTCGCGCTGGCCGGGGGTGCCCTCATCGGGCACCCGTCCGGGTTCGTGCTGCTCGCGGTGGCGTTCGGAGCCGCGCAACTCGCAACCGTGCTGGCCGACGTGCGGCTCCAGGCCCGGATCACCGGCACCAGCCGAGCCACCGTCACGTCCCTGGCCGGGATGGCCACCGACCTGCTGATCATCGGCACGTACGCCTGCTATGGCATCGTCGCCACGGCGGCCGGCAACGCGGTGGCGTTCGCGGTGACAGCCGGGCCGTACCTCATCGTGGCCCTGGTGTTACTGAGCAGCCGGCGGCGCCCTTCGGCCGTGCCCACCGACGTCACCGCGGCTGCCGCGCGCGGCCCGAACTGACCGGGGCCCGGCGGCGGCCGGGTGGCCGCCGCCGGCCCCCACGCTCAACTGGCCAGGTGCAGGAACGACCACTGGTGGCCGTCGAGATCCCGGAAGCCGCGCATGTACATCGGCCCGTTGGCGATCCCCGGTCCGAGTGACTCCCCACCGGCGACCGCCGCCTGGTCGACCAGCTCGTCGACCTGCTCCCGGCTCTGCGCCGACAGGCCGACGATGACCTCCCGGCTGGTCGACGTGTCCGTGGCGGCGACCCCGGTGTACGACTCGAAGGCCGAGCGGATGTGCAGCACCAGCCGGGTGCTGTCGGAGATGGTGAGCACCATGCTGCCCCCGTCCGATTCGCTCTGGTCGCTGGTGAAACCGAGCGCCCGGTAGAACTCGGCGGCGGTGGTCAGGTCGCGCACCGGCAGGTTGATGAACGCCATTGTCATCGGTGGTCTCCGTTCGACTCGAGCACTACCTTCAACGCGCCGAGCCGCTCCGCCGGTACGCCTTCAGCTCCGAGGCTTGCGCAACTGTCGGCGCAGCCGTCAGGGCTGGTCGCCGTCGAGGTAGACCCACCGGCCGTCCTCGCGAACGAACCGGCTGTGTTCGGTCATCGTGCCGGGCTGGCCCGCCTTCCGGTAATGGGCGTGGAACGTTACCGTGCCGGCGGTGTCGAGCAGGCCGCCCCGCTCGGACTCGACGATGTCCAGTCGGGTCCACCGCTGCCCCGGGTCCAGTTCGAGGGAGGCGGGGCGGGTCGAGGAGTGCCAGCTGCGCAGCAGGTAGCCGGTGTCGCCGAGGGCGAAGGCGCTGAACCGGGAGCGCATCAACGCCTCGGCCGTCGGTGCCTCCGCGTCGCCGCCGTGCACCGGGGCGCAGCAGTCCGCGTACGCCCGGCCGGAGCCGCACGGGCACGCCCGTCCCGTCGCCGTGCTCGCCCGTCGTCGTGCCGCACCCCTACCCACCGCACCATCCTGCCCCACCCCCACCCCCCGCTCCCACCCTCCACCCCTCACTCCCGCGATCTTGCACTTTCGGTCGCCGTATAAGCCTGCAAAAGGTTCAAAAGGGCGACACAAGGTGCAAGATCGCGCGGGCCGAGGGGGTGGGGGCGCGCAAGGGCGCGGGGGATTAGAGCCAGCCGGAGCGGCGGAATAGGCGGTACAGGAACAGGGCGGCTGCCGCCATCAGGGTGAGGGCACCGGCGTAGCCGTAGCGCCAGGCCAGCTCGGGCATGTGGTCGAAGTTCATGCCGTAGATGCCCGCGATGCCGGTCTGGGTGGCCGCGATGGCCGCCCACGCGGCGATCTTGCGCATGTCGTTGTTCTGCTCCACGGCGAGCTGCGCCAGTCGCGACTGGACGATCGAGGTGAGCAGGTCGTCGTACGCGGCCACCCGATCGACAGCCCTGCTCAGCCGACCGTCCACGTCGACGAACCAGCGGTGCAGGGCGCGGGGCGGGCCGTCGGGTTCGAGCAGCGTACGCATGGGCGCCTGCAACGGCAGGACCGCACGCTTGAACTCCACCACCTCCCGCTTGAGCTGGTAGATGTGCTGGATGTCGGCCGTGCGGTCGCGGGCGAACACCGCCTCCTCGACCCGTTCCAGGTCCCGCTCCACGTGCCCGGCGACCTCCAGGTAGGAGTCGACCATCCGGGCGCAGACCGCGTACGCCACCGCCCACGGTCCGGCGGCCAGCAGCGTGGGGCGGTGTTCGATGTCGGCGCGGACGCTGCGCAGCGCCCCGGCGGCGCCGTGTCGCACGGTGATGGCGAACCGGTCACCGAGCAGCACCATCACATCCCCGGTGTCGATCACCTCGGAGGTGTCGGTCAGCTCGGCGTGCTCCACGTACCCGGCGGTGCGTAGCACCAGCAGCGTGACCGGTCCGTGCCGCTGCACGGTGGGCCGGTGCCCGTCGGCGAGCGCCTGTTCGACGGTCAGCTCGTCGAGGCCGAAGGTCCGACCCACCGCGGCGAGCACGGCCGGGCCCGGTTCGTGCAACCCCAACCACACGAAGGCGTCGCGGACGTGTCGCGCGCGGGCGTACGCGTCGGCGTAGTGCCGTTGGCCGGGCTCGCGGCGACCGTTGACGTAGACGGCGCAGTCGACCACGGCGTCCGGGTTGGACCGGCGGGGGGTGGGGGAGTCACCCTCGACCCGGCCGAGCAGTCGACGGGCCAGGGCGCGTACGCCTCCACCGGTCCGGTCCCGTACCGGTCGCTGATCCACCGCGTGCCTCCCCGTCGTCCGGCGCACCGCCCCGATCACGGTGCCCGCAGGGGATGGTGTCACCGCATTCTGCCGAGCAGGGTCCGGCTCCCGACAGGCGGGCGGTCCGGCTCAGGCGGTGCGGGTGGCGAAGACGACGACGTTGTCGACGTAGTTGCCGGTCGCGGCATCGAACCGGCCGCCGCAGGTGATCAGGCGCAGCCCGGCGGCGTCCGCCGGGCCGTAGACCAACGTGGTGGGAAAGTGCTCCTTGGGGTACGCGCGAACGTCGTCCACGGTGAACGTGGCGACCTGTGCGTCGGCGCGGGTGATCTGGATCTGCTGGCCGGCGCGCAGCCGACCGAGGTCGAAGAAGACCGCCGGGCCGGCCGGTGAGTCGACGTGTCCGACCAGGACGGCGTTGCCGGTCTCGCCAGGGCTGACCCCGTGCTCGTACCAGCCGGCGAGGGTGGGCCGATCCAGTGGTGGCACCTCCAGCACCCCGGCCGCGTCCGCGCCGACCGGGACGACCTCCGCGCGTACGCCGATGGCGGTGATCTGCACCCGGACCGGCGCGGCGCGCGGCAGCGGCGCCAGGTCCGGTGCGGGGTGGGTGCGCATCGGCGCGTGGGCCGGCGGTCGTGGTGGCCGCGCCGGGTCGGCGGTGAGGCCGACGGTGATCAGCCCCAGCCCGGTCACGCCGAGCAGGGCTACCACGGCAGGTAGGGTCCGCCGCCACCACACCTGGGCACCTCCGTACGGGTTCGTCCGGGTGCCCGCACCGGTGTCACCGGTGCGGGCACCCGTCCTCAGGGATGGAACGGCCGCCAATCAGGCGACAGTGGACACCGGACGACGCCGGCGGATCAGGATCACCGCACCGGCGACGGCGGTGCCGAGCAGCGTGCCACCAGCGGCCAGGGCCCCGCTGTCGCGGCTGTCGCCGCCGGAGCCGGCCGGTGCGCCGCCGATCGGTGTGACGGCGAACGTGGCGCTGCCGGCCGAGCTGCCGTCGCCGCAGGTGCCCGCCACCGTGTACGTACCCAGGGTGAACCCGGCGGTGAAGAGTTCGGCGCTCAGTCCTCCGCCGGCGGCGGCCGTGGTGGATCGGACGTTCTGGTCGCGGTTGGGGCCGGTGACCCGGAAGATGGCGTCGCCTGACTTCGGGTTGCAGGTCGTCGCGGTGAGCACGACGGTCCCACCGACCGGTGTGGTGGCCGGTGACACCGTGGTGTCGGCCAGTGCGGCGCCTGGCAGCAGGAGCGTGCCGAGGCCCACGCCGAGCGCCGCCGAGCAGAGTGCTGTTGAGACCTTCATACGCGTCTTCCCTCACTTTTCGTCCGCTGACTGCGTGGGACGTCGTTCGGGTGGCCAACTCCGTGACTAGCACCGGTGTGCCCAACACTAGGTGGGTTGGGTCCTCGATCAGGTGAAAATGAGAATTCCTCGTTGCCGTCACGTGTCCACCCGAAGGCGGTGAGAGCTGCGCAAAGGCGCGGACGGCCCGACCGGCACCGGTGCTCCGATCGATGTCTCTCCGGTCGCACTGTCACCGCTGGGTCGATGGCGAGGTTTTGCCGGCGACGGCGCGAATGCGCCCCCTGGCCGGCCGAGCCTGCCCGCGGGTCAGCCGGCCGGGGTCGGCGCGGGCATCGGCTCGCCGGTCTCAACCAGGGTCTTGAGGCTGGCCAGCAGTTCCGGCCAGCCGCCGCTGCCGCCGAGCTGGCCACTGATCGCCCGGTGCATCTCGCTGTCGGCGGAGAAGTCTCCGTGGATGACAGTCAGCCGGACGGCCGAAGCGCCGTGTGGCTCGATCTCGAAGGTCACCTTCGACCGGCGTTCGCCGAGCCGGGCCGTCAGCTCGTCAGCGGACCAGCCGAAGTGCTCGGCGTGCTCGGGTTGGAAGCCGTGCCAGCTGTAGGAGAGACGACGGTACGGTTCGGCGACCAGCACCCGCTGGCCGAGGTCACGTGGCTCGGCGCCCGGCGCGTCCTGCCACAGCACCGGTGACCCGACCTGCCAGTCCGACACCAGCGCGACCCCGCCCCAGTAGCGCCGGGTGAAGGCTGGCTCGGTAAGCGCCGCCCAGAGCCGCTGCGGCGTCGTGGTGACGTACGTGGTGTAGGCGAACGTGGGGCTCTCCATGGGCTGGCGCTCCAATGCTGTGGTCAGGTCGGCGAGCGCCGCCGCCCGATCGCGGTCGTAGCGGCTGAGCCACCGGTCGGCGATGGCGTTGATCGGAGCGGCGTTGAGGAAGTGCAGCTTTTCCCGGCCGCGCCGCATGGTCGTGACGAGGTTGGCCGCCTCCAGCACCGACAGGTGTTTGCTGACGGCCTGTCGGGTCGTCGCCAGCCCGTCACAGAGCTCCCGCAGGGTCTGGCCGTTGCGCTCATTGAGCCGGTCGAGCAGCTGACGCCTCTTGGGGTCGGCCAGCGCGCGAAAAGCCTCGTCCACGGCTCCTCCTTGACATGCAACCGTCTGGCTGCCTGTCAGGATAGGCAACCAGATGGTTGCATGTCAACCGATCGCGTCGCTTCTGCCGAGGGACAAATTCGGGAGGAGGCCGGGAGGGTCGCTGGTAGTTTCCGTGCCCGTGACACAGGACAAGGTTGCCGGACTGGGCACACGGTTCGCGCGGCTGTGGGCGGCCAGCACCCTCTCCGCCCTGGGCAGCGGGCTGGCCACCGTCGCCGCGCCCCTCTTCGTCGCGTCGCGCACCGACGATCCGCTCGTGGTGGCCACGGCGTCCGCGGTGGCCTGGCTGCCGTGGTTGCTGTTCGCCCTGCCCGGCGGGGTGCTGGTGGACCGGATGGACCGACGCCGCTTGATGATCATCATCGATCTCGTGCGGGTGGTGGCGCTGGCTGTACTGGCTGCGGCGATCATGACCGGGACAGCCGGGGTGGCGGTGCTGTACGTGGTGCTGTTCGTGGTCAACACCGGTGAGATCGTGTTCCGCTCGGCCAGCCAGGCCATGCTGCCGACGGTGGTGCCCCGACACCGTCTGGAGCGCGCCAACGGCTGGCTCGGCGGCGGCACCACCCTCATGAACGGGATGCTCGCCGGGCCGCTGGGCGGCTTCCTGTTCGTGCTCTCGGCGGGCAGCCCGTTCGTGGTCAACGCCGTCACGTACGCCCTCAGCGCGGTGCTGGTGGCACTGATCGGCGGCGACTTCCGGGCCGCCGCCACCGACGCGAACACACGGCGGACCCGTTCGATGCGCCGGGAGATCGTCGAAGGGCTGCGCTGGCTGGCCCACCAGCGGTTGCTGCGCACGATGGCCGTGCTGATCGGCCTGCTCAACGTGACCCTCACCGCCGCGCTGGCGGTGCTGGTGTTGCTCGCCGAGGAGCGGCTACGACTCGGGTCCGTCGGTTACGGGCTACTCTTCACCTGCATGGCCTGCGGCGGGGTGCTCGGCGCCCTCTTCGGCGACCGGCTCGTCGCCTGGATCAGCCCCACCTGGACGATCCGGGTCGGTCTGCTGATCGAGGCGGGGCTGCACCTGGCGTTGGCCGCATCGCGCAGCACCATCGTGGTCGGGGTCGCGCTCTTCGCCTTCGGCGTGCACGGCGCACTGTGGAACATCGTGGCGAACTCACTGCGCCAACGACTCACTCCGCCGACGTTGCAGGGACGGGTGGCCAGCACGAACCTCTTCGTGGCAGCGGGTGGCAACTGCGTGGGCGCACTGCTCGGCGGACTGCTCGCCGCCCAGTTCGGCATCACCGCCCCGTACTGGGTCGGGTTGGTGGTGGCGATCGGCGTCTCCGCCGCCACCTGGCGGGTCTTCAACCG
The window above is part of the Micromonospora sp. LH3U1 genome. Proteins encoded here:
- a CDS encoding magnesium and cobalt transport protein CorA is translated as MDQRPVRDRTGGGVRALARRLLGRVEGDSPTPRRSNPDAVVDCAVYVNGRREPGQRHYADAYARARHVRDAFVWLGLHEPGPAVLAAVGRTFGLDELTVEQALADGHRPTVQRHGPVTLLVLRTAGYVEHAELTDTSEVIDTGDVMVLLGDRFAITVRHGAAGALRSVRADIEHRPTLLAAGPWAVAYAVCARMVDSYLEVAGHVERDLERVEEAVFARDRTADIQHIYQLKREVVEFKRAVLPLQAPMRTLLEPDGPPRALHRWFVDVDGRLSRAVDRVAAYDDLLTSIVQSRLAQLAVEQNNDMRKIAAWAAIAATQTGIAGIYGMNFDHMPELAWRYGYAGALTLMAAAALFLYRLFRRSGWL
- a CDS encoding DIP1984 family protein; this encodes MKLGEALADRAEAVRRVEQLRTRINGSARYQEGELPPEDAAALLTELDQVLDDLETLIRRINRTNAAVPVDDLGTLTDALARRDVLRLRHAAITAAADAAAGSGRGHVARQLRSELKMLAALPVAELRGRADTLAGELRKLEVQIQRANWEMDLLD
- a CDS encoding ArsR/SmtB family transcription factor, with amino-acid sequence MDEAFRALADPKRRQLLDRLNERNGQTLRELCDGLATTRQAVSKHLSVLEAANLVTTMRRGREKLHFLNAAPINAIADRWLSRYDRDRAAALADLTTALERQPMESPTFAYTTYVTTTPQRLWAALTEPAFTRRYWGGVALVSDWQVGSPVLWQDAPGAEPRDLGQRVLVAEPYRRLSYSWHGFQPEHAEHFGWSADELTARLGERRSKVTFEIEPHGASAVRLTVIHGDFSADSEMHRAISGQLGGSGGWPELLASLKTLVETGEPMPAPTPAG
- a CDS encoding peptidoglycan recognition protein family protein; protein product: MHVDHSEVDRRTLLRAGLGAATVAVVGSELAFPSTAQAAPGTDLDWIISCAEWDARPPKDPLSVSAIATNKIIVHHMAFPNVTDYSREQAVRLAHDCQDLHIDGNGWSDTGQHFTVSRGGYVLEGRRGSLKRLEAGDRQMISAHCPGENGRAIGIENEGTYVTETPPKALTDSLVELCVAICRQYGLHAHDIFGHWDFRTTQCPGAAFYRQFPELRRRVHAALGTKLGDVPARRWPDLWRFVNSPSVRVVQHLLVHRGYAVTVSGTFDAATVAAVQDWQARNGIPVDVDATLTTPTWETLVPELNQHATGTPVTAVQEILATKGYAVTVTGAYDNATRAAVQDLQALHGLPRNGKLSTSTWCAVVGGSVRQSFRHR
- a CDS encoding VOC family protein, producing the protein MQSRLNPYLNFPGTAREALEFYHRVFGGELTVNTFGDFGNPDPGLANQIMHGQLESPSGFTLMASDLPPGMAYQPGTTITISLSGDDHDELTGYWKQLSESGSVTIPLEKQMWGAEFGQCVDAYGISWLVNISPPEA
- a CDS encoding MFS transporter, giving the protein MTQDKVAGLGTRFARLWAASTLSALGSGLATVAAPLFVASRTDDPLVVATASAVAWLPWLLFALPGGVLVDRMDRRRLMIIIDLVRVVALAVLAAAIMTGTAGVAVLYVVLFVVNTGEIVFRSASQAMLPTVVPRHRLERANGWLGGGTTLMNGMLAGPLGGFLFVLSAGSPFVVNAVTYALSAVLVALIGGDFRAAATDANTRRTRSMRREIVEGLRWLAHQRLLRTMAVLIGLLNVTLTAALAVLVLLAEERLRLGSVGYGLLFTCMACGGVLGALFGDRLVAWISPTWTIRVGLLIEAGLHLALAASRSTIVVGVALFAFGVHGALWNIVANSLRQRLTPPTLQGRVASTNLFVAAGGNCVGALLGGLLAAQFGITAPYWVGLVVAIGVSAATWRVFNRAAVARAYADEPPVEQQPAPVP
- a CDS encoding VOC family protein — encoded protein: MTMAFINLPVRDLTTAAEFYRALGFTSDQSESDGGSMVLTISDSTRLVLHIRSAFESYTGVAATDTSTSREVIVGLSAQSREQVDELVDQAAVAGGESLGPGIANGPMYMRGFRDLDGHQWSFLHLAS
- a CDS encoding mechanosensitive ion channel family protein, translated to MSDNVSDAVGDALRSVMLFLPKAVAFLAILVAGWLIAKAVLKIVEKVLERVGFDRAVERGGVRRALSRSRYDASDIVAKLVYYGVLLFTLQLAFGIWGPNPISDLLGAVISWLPRAFVAIVIVVVAAAIASAVKDIISGALGGLSYGRVLANIASVFILGLGVIAALNQIGVATAVTTPVLIAVLATVGGILVVGVGGGLIRPMQSRWEGWLTRAEQESQLIASHARAYRAGRRDAEAELARPSTAATGPDAEPARPSFVATDPEATQLVTRPADPEATQVVRAPADSEATQVVTRPADLDATQVVTRPADSEATQVVTRDGVDADTTQVVSTGAGGAVPGQRTSDDSETTTVIPPIDPNRR
- a CDS encoding YchJ family protein, encoding MGRGAARRRASTATGRACPCGSGRAYADCCAPVHGGDAEAPTAEALMRSRFSAFALGDTGYLLRSWHSSTRPASLELDPGQRWTRLDIVESERGGLLDTAGTVTFHAHYRKAGQPGTMTEHSRFVREDGRWVYLDGDQP
- a CDS encoding MFS transporter; amino-acid sequence: MIRIASRVPDPAVRRLTATLYGYAFLSDLVLLYPLYVVFFADTGLSVGEISSLFVIWSAAGILFEVPSGAWADVVSRRLLLCLAPLVTAAGYALWVLVPSYPAFAIGFLLWGAGGALVSGALEALVWTELDRLGAVGRYARVLGRARTAGVLGVVLSGVLAGPVLAVGGYPAVAVASVLTCLLATAVAARFPETVPPANPDDDGDLGWWDTLRAGVAQVRTRPPVRAAVLLVAVVAADWGALDEYTPLLALDTGVGARAVPLLLLLLWAGVTIGGLLAPAGERLGSRGYAALLGLVAVALAGGALIGHPSGFVLLAVAFGAAQLATVLADVRLQARITGTSRATVTSLAGMATDLLIIGTYACYGIVATAAGNAVAFAVTAGPYLIVALVLLSSRRRPSAVPTDVTAAAARGPN
- a CDS encoding class F sortase, with protein sequence MVALLGVTGLGLITVGLTADPARPPRPPAHAPMRTHPAPDLAPLPRAAPVRVQITAIGVRAEVVPVGADAAGVLEVPPLDRPTLAGWYEHGVSPGETGNAVLVGHVDSPAGPAVFFDLGRLRAGQQIQITRADAQVATFTVDDVRAYPKEHFPTTLVYGPADAAGLRLITCGGRFDAATGNYVDNVVVFATRTA